The sequence GGTGTGAATATCGACCATGTGGCCACCCTCAGGAATGCCCGTGGCGGGGCGCTGCCCGATCCGGTGCGCGCGGCGGTGATGGCCCAGCAGGCCGGGGCCGATGGCATCACCGCCCATCTGCGTGAAGATCGCCGCCACATCCGCGACGCCGATATCGACGCGATCATGGACGCCATTTCCATTCCGCTGAATTTCGAAATGGCCGCAACCGACGAGATGCAGCGTATTGCCCTCGCCCATCGTCCGCACGCCGCCTGCATCGTGCCCGAACGCCGCGAGGAACGCACGACCGAAGGCGGCCTCGAAGTGGCCGCCGATCAGAACAGGCTGGCCGATTTCATTGCACCTTTGCGTGATGCGGGCATGCGCGTGTCGCTGTTCATTGCGTCCGATCCGGCCCAGATCGAGGCGGCGCACCGCATCGGGGCCCCGGTCATCGAACTGCACACCGGGGCTTATTGCGATTTCCATGCCGAGGGCGACATGGCCGCGCGCGACGCGGAACTGGCCCGGCTGGTTGATGGTGCGAAACAGGCGGCGGATCTCGGGCTCGAGGTGCATATGGGCCATGGCCTGACCTATGACACCGTCGCGCCCGTCGCGGCCCTGCCCGAGGTGGCCGAGTTGAACATCGGCCATTTCCTGATC comes from Roseibacterium elongatum DSM 19469 and encodes:
- a CDS encoding pyridoxine 5'-phosphate synthase, whose protein sequence is MTERKLRLGVNIDHVATLRNARGGALPDPVRAAVMAQQAGADGITAHLREDRRHIRDADIDAIMDAISIPLNFEMAATDEMQRIALAHRPHAACIVPERREERTTEGGLEVAADQNRLADFIAPLRDAGMRVSLFIASDPAQIEAAHRIGAPVIELHTGAYCDFHAEGDMAARDAELARLVDGAKQAADLGLEVHMGHGLTYDTVAPVAALPEVAELNIGHFLIGEAVFVGLPAAIAQMRAAMDAARA